A genomic segment from Thamnophis elegans isolate rThaEle1 chromosome 3, rThaEle1.pri, whole genome shotgun sequence encodes:
- the SDC1 gene encoding LOW QUALITY PROTEIN: syndecan-1 (The sequence of the model RefSeq protein was modified relative to this genomic sequence to represent the inferred CDS: inserted 1 base in 1 codon), with the protein MRFSAIAGLSALLVFGFQAVFAQPMDISLPPEDQDSSGDDDDSFSGLSSGAGSPIEDEVIAFNVPLQKSTNTSLMPEVSTSLTDTQTKFQVXDSPEEDYSRAPISTASIPGVPDIDLISKEPPITPGDFDSVMEPTEPAVLTTSVPGAHHVSTTRITTSRAASTVNLIDIQDISNIDETHSFAMGPESERNLNSALPTIVSSTALMDNTPLPENDIFQEYGSGDQGDFIFSTHDENQMNVKDVATENRMADTEAKDAKSEGLMDRKEVLGGVIAGGLVGLLFAGFLVAFMLYRMKKKDEGSYSLDEPKQSNGGYQKPHKQEEFYA; encoded by the exons CAACCAATGGACATCAGTCTACCCCCTGAAGACCAGGATTCATCTGGAGATGACGATGATTCATTTTCTGGTTTATCATCGGGTGCAG GCTCTCCGATAGAGGATGAAGTGATTGCCTTCAATGTCCCATTACAAAAAAGCACAAATACTTCTTTGATGCCTGAAGTTTCTACCAGCTTGACAGATACTCAAACAAAGTTTCAAG ACGATAGCCCTGAGGAAGATTATTCAAGGGCACCTATCTCTACAGCAAGCATACCTGGGGTTCCAGATATTGATCTCATATCCAAGGAGCCACCAATAACTCCCGGAGACTTTGACTCCGTTATGGAGCCAACAGAACCTGCTGTGTTGACAACAAGCGTCCCAGGAGCGCATCACGTTTCCACGACCAGAATTACAACTTCTCGTGCGGCTAGCACAGTTAATTTAATTGATATTCAAGACATATCTAATATCGACGAAACACACTCGTTTGCCATGGGGCCAGAAAGCGAGAGAAATTTGAATAGTGCCCTACCCACTATAGTGTCTTCTACTGCTCTAATGGATAATACTCCCCTACCTGAAAATGATATCTTCCAAGAATATGGATCTGGTGATCAG GGAGATTTTATATTTTCAACACATGATGAAAATCAAATGAATGTAAAAGACGTTGCAACAGAAAATAGGATGGCCGATACAGAAGCCAAGGATGCAAAATCTGAAGGATTAATGGACAGGAAAGAAGTACTAGGAG gagtCATCGCTGGTGGACTCGTAGGCTTACTATTTGCTGGATTCCTAGTTGCCTTCATGctatatagaatgaagaaaaaagatgaagGAAGTTACTCATTGGATGAGCCAAAGCAATCGAACGGAGGCTATCAAAAACCACACAAACAAGAAGAATTCTATGCATGA